The Castanea sativa cultivar Marrone di Chiusa Pesio chromosome 4, ASM4071231v1 sequence AAAGATGGTCTGCTGAGAGGTGAAAACCATTTATTATTGCCCCAACTATTGGTGTTTATGTTAATCTATCACGGTGATTGGAGTATGTGTCATGCAGGTACAAACTGGCAGAGAAATATATGTTTGAGGTCTTGAAGGCTGAAGGAGCAACCTTTAGGAACCCAATTTCCCGCCCAGCTCTGAGAACTGCCGCTCGTAAATGCGTTGGTGACACAGGACTGCTAGACCACTTACTGAAGCACATTGACGGTAAAGTGTCACCTGATGGGACTGAGCGGTTCCGGCGGTGCTTCAGCCCTAATGGAATAATGGAGTATTGGCTAGAGAGTGCTGAACTGGTTAATATTCGGCGGGAGGCTGGGTGGCAGGATCCTTACTGGGTTCCACCAGATATGAGGGCAGGTAATGGCCCTTCCCAAGACACTGTTTCTGCTGGGGAACTGATGCTGCTTAAAGCAGAAATGGTCAAACTGAGAAGGTAGTGATTtggaacttaaaattttaatcatagAAGGAAAATCATTGTTATTGCTATTAGGATTGCCCCTAAAATTGTTCTTTTGCATAAACAGAGATATGCAGGAGCTGGTATCCAAGAATCAAGAGCAAGATCATGCGGAGGTGAATTTTGAACATCTCACTTATAATATAATCTACTACTTTTAATATTGATTTATGAAACCCCAATTTGGATATTTTATTGACAGCTGATGCACAAGGATCTGTTGAAATATAAAGCTACTGTTGATGAACGCCTGAAGGAGATTACAAAGTCTTTGGTGGGAATGAAGGTATACACTACCATCCATCTTTCAGCTTCTGAGAATTTGATAGATAGAAATGATAGGATGGAATCTTGTTTGCTCTTAGACCAGTAGGACATGTTTTTGTAAATTCAGCTCGGTGAAGCTCCGTCGGATTTTGTTTGTTGACAGGGGATGCATGAGGAATTGATTGCATGGAAAGCTCAAGTTGAGCAGCAGCTGATGGAAATTAAAAATTCTTTGAGCAGCGCACAGGCATCAAAGCAAGACACTACCTTCAGTCCTCCTAATTCTGAAAGATGGGAAGATTGGCTTGAGGGCAGTAACTTAGATAATATCCAGGGGAATGAACTTGTACCTTTTTATGAGAGCACAGATCTGTTTAATGATAAGCAGTTGCAAATTCCCTACTCAGCCATGC is a genomic window containing:
- the LOC142632216 gene encoding uncharacterized protein LOC142632216, encoding MAHARAGRMQVACISVRGEKKPQLSSSIVEEVDSKDDVKAVIKAEPLVIPEIRKRKRLGRSQLIEMKAALRVEESQGSRYNSSQSIQSNRNLRKINRVERWSAERYKLAEKYMFEVLKAEGATFRNPISRPALRTAARKCVGDTGLLDHLLKHIDGKVSPDGTERFRRCFSPNGIMEYWLESAELVNIRREAGWQDPYWVPPDMRAGNGPSQDTVSAGELMLLKAEMVKLRRDMQELVSKNQEQDHAELMHKDLLKYKATVDERLKEITKSLVGMKGMHEELIAWKAQVEQQLMEIKNSLSSAQASKQDTTFSPPNSERWEDWLEGSNLDNIQGNELVPFYESTDLFNDKQLQIPYSAMPPQMMPGNSSSEDPVCAGDLEPFKEEMAKMKRDVSELVTKKQEEDHANVTPDSSATANSKSDIDNSLLPFQEMIMELFKWKDKMEQQLEQISNSVSCMQASNQIDFLLPFSC